The genome window CTAGAATTCCGTATAAAATTCCGTAATTCCGTCATTGCGAGGGAGCAAAGCAGATGGAGCAATCTCGTTTTAAATTCCGTCATTAAGCAATCTTGTTCAAGGCTTAATAAGTGAGATTGCTTCGCTTCGCTCGCAATGACGGAATTTTAGAATTCCCTAAGATAAAAATACCCCCTAACCCCCAAAAAAATTAAAATTCCATATAGAGATCCCCCTAATGACTGCGAGGGCTAAATTCTAGAATTTAGCTTAAAAAGTTCTTTTTTGCTAAAATGCGGGTTTTGGTTTGAAAAAATAATTTTAAAGAGGATTTTTTTATGGCTATACTAATTCTTTGGCCTTTTTTCTTGGCTTTTTTGTTTTTTTTTATTTATTTATATGCTTACATAGTTTATGGCATAATAAAGTTAGATATTAAATTAAAATTTAAAGCAATATTGCTTTTTTGTTTTTTACTTATAACCTTAATGATTATTTATGTTTATTCATATGGAGTAATTTTTATTTTTGCCCCTTTAATTATTATGACTATTTTATTATTTAGAGAAAGAAAATATTTTCAAAGTTATACTAATAAAACAATAATAAAAAAAGTCCTAATTGCTTTTGTTTGTTTTTTAGTATATATTTGGCAGTTTGAGGTTCCTCAAAGGATAATAATCAATTTAATAGATAATAAAATAGAAATATTTGATAATAATTATACGGTGCTTGAAAGCAATGATAAATCAAATATAAAATTAAAGCTAGCAGATAATGGAAAATTGCCAAATATTTCTTTATTTGAGATTTATTTTAGAAAAGGTGAAATTTATATTTACGATGATATAAATAAAACTATCAATGGGCGAAAAATAGGCGAAACAATAACACCTTTTATAGCAGAAAGCACTTTAAATTGTTTTATAAGCAATATAGATAGTGGTGGTAAATGCTCTGCTTTTACACACGAAACAATATATTATAAGCTAGATGGAAAAAAGCTTACTAGACGAGAATACCTAAAACAATACCAAAAAGGAGAAAAACAATGAACAATGTTACACTAGAAAATGTTAATGATTTTGCTTTTTTAGCAGAAAAGTCTTATAAAGCTGTAAAATCAAGCACTGACCAGGATTATAATCCAAGCAAACATTTACCATAAGATGGAATAATTACAAACCCAGCTACAAATTCTAGTTTTGAAGTATATAATCAAGCTGGCAATGATAGCACAGGTTTTAGCGCTACTGTATTTAGAAATATCCCCTAAAGGGGCTGAGGGATGACATAGTACGCCTTGTTTAGCTATGGAATTCTAGAATTCCATAAAAAAAGATACCCCCTAACCCCCAGAAATCTAGAATTCCTAGAACAAATCTAGAATTTCTAGAGATTGCTTCGGTCGCTTTGCTCCCTCGCAATGACGCAAAGAATTCTAGAATTCCATATAGAGATCCTCGGGTCAAGCTGGGGGATGACATAGTAAGGAATTCTAGATTTAGGGAATTCTAGTTTTTACTTTTATGGAATTCTAGAATTCCCTCTAATCAAAACCCAGCTCATCAAAGCTATTTGTAGTTTTTTTTAGTACCATTTCGCCGTTTTCTTTTGTGATAAGTGAGATTTTTCCATCTAGTTTAAAAGGGGCTAAAAGCTCTTTACCACCATCACTCCACCACGCACAAAAGGCTTTTGCGTCATTTAGCGGTGCGATGCTAGCTAACTCTCTTTTAGCCTTGGCTGCCTCCATCCAGTCATACTCCCACCACTTACTAGCATCTAGATCAGCGCATATTTCATCGCTAAAGCGCATTTTTATCACCCTTGCTGGATTGCCTACTGCTATAGCGTAGGCTGGGATGTCTTTTGTGATGACCGCGCAGCTGCCGATTATCGCGCCATTGCCGATAAAAAGCTCCTTGCTACTAACAGCGCAAACCCCAGCACCTATCCACACACCATGACCGATATTTGTAGTTTGCGTGGTGATATCTGGCTTGCGCCACGGACTTTTTAGGCTCTCATCAAGTCCTTTTTGGCTAAAGCCATCGAAGTTTTCTAAATACGCCATCATAACGCTGTTTTTATCGTGGCTTGCCACGCCTAGCATGACATTATGCGCCACGCAGCAGTAGCGACCGATTTTGACTTTTTCTAGGCGGCTTTTACCATTTATCGAGGTATACCCCCCCCTATCACGCCCATAAGCTCGCTGCCACCCCAAAGATCAAAAGGCTTTTCAAAATAAAAGTTATCTATAGAACAGCTGCCGTGTATATTTAGTCCATTTTGGCGGAGAATTTCGGTCATATTTATCCTTTTAAAATTAAATTTTATATCCAGTTTATTATAGGGAATTCTAGAATTCCCTAGCCTTGTGTCATCCTCGGGCTTGACCCGAGGATCTCATTTAAAATTCAGTCATTACAGAAATTCCGTCATTGCGAGGGAGCAAAGCAGAGGGAGCAATCTCGTTCAAAATTCCGTCTAAACCCCAAGCGAGATTGCTTCGTCTCACTCACTCCTCGCAATGACGGAATTTTAGAGAATTCTAAAATTCTTTTTTAGCTCGCTTTTGGGCTAGATAAATCTAGCCCAGCTCGCTAGTTTTATGAGGGCTACGCCCTAAACCCTTAGGGGCTGCCGCCCCTAAAACCCCGCTAAAAATCTAGAATTCCCAAGAGAAAGCCAGCAAAATCTACTTCATCTTTTCTAGCTGCTCTTTGCTAAACTTAGCAAAGGCATAGCTCTTATCATCATTTTTTCTTACTAGTCGATACCTGCTGCCATCATCCCCTCTTTTTTGCCTTTGCCCCTCTAGAATCTGGCAAAACTCTTTATAAAAGCCAAAGCTTTCTAGCACTTTTGGCTCACTCTCTCTTAAGCGGCGCAAATGCTGAAATAGCAGCCCATCAAACATCTCAGCGCTGTCCTCGTGCCCCCTAAAATACTCTAAAATATCAGCCTCGCTGACAAATTTAGCACGCTCTTTTTTGCTTTGTTCTATGATAGCGGCGGCCAAGTCTTTGATATAGAGTTTTACTTTGCTTGCCATGTGGCTAGTAAGCAGAGTGTAGGCTGTGGCTGGGTCAGTCTCCACTCTAAAAAACTCAGGCAAATCAAAATGCTTTGTTATATCTTTGCGGTTATCATCACTTTTAAAAACCGATGTGAGCCAAAGCACCATTATATCTTTTTCATCCGCCATTACTGCCTTGCCATCTTTGGCATTTAGCGCAGAGGGATTTAGCATGATAGGTG of Campylobacter magnus contains these proteins:
- a CDS encoding CatB-related O-acetyltransferase; this encodes MGWQRAYGRDRGGYTSINGKSRLEKVKIGRYCCVAHNVMLGVASHDKNSVMMAYLENFDGFSQKGLDESLKSPWRKPDITTQTTNIGHGVWIGAGVCAVSSKELFIGNGAIIGSCAVITKDIPAYAIAVGNPARVIKMRFSDEICADLDASKWWEYDWMEAAKAKRELASIAPLNDAKAFCAWWSDGGKELLAPFKLDGKISLITKENGEMVLKKTTNSFDELGFD